The following is a genomic window from Solanum lycopersicum chromosome 6, SLM_r2.1.
TTAATTTTAGTTGATTAcctcttttttttaacttatttaaaatttgtatatgtgttctgtttattatttttttttatatattttgatgaaataatcatttttttgttcttgatagatctaaaattggtcaaacaatgaatgaatcatcttcatctttgaggattaccagaggtagtcctttgcatgtcaatgttgttgaCATTTTACCATCCTTTTCGATGGGGCTGactcaagattttggggttAATGTAGGGTCTTTGGGAAAATCAAAACAAGTTATACAAGAACAAACCATGGAAGAGctgagatcaaagaaaaaaaatgacccTATGGCAGTTCAAAAAGTTACTAAAAATGTCAAAGCTAGAGGCTTTAAAATTGTACAAGAAACAAGAAAGAGGAAAGCTGTAAACATTGAATCAGAGGAAAATGCTTCTGAAGTTGTCGGATCTGAAGAACTTCATAATCATGAGGTAGTGTCTTAAAACACAAagttagatacaattttttgcttaattagttgtcaatatacaaaaaatattaaattaagtattgtatatagtatattccatgtttagtaattgtatatagtatattgcatgtttatgttatttttggtttttgtatatatatacaaaatagtaattggacttagttatacggatggaaaatttgaatatatgattagaatttgtatattctattagttatatacaaattattgaagttagtatatattaagtttatatacatatacaaaaattgatatgtacATGTCTGTTTTAATAGCTGGTAGTAGGGGATTGTATATTAAAggctcatttttttttatataaatatatacacaaagtaattggatttagttatatagatgggaaaatatcatatgtgattataattttgtatattgtagtagttatatacaaattatttaatataatgtcatgtttaactaatatattcatgtatACATATTGTAGTTGGATTTAGTTATATAGATGGAAAAATATCATAtgtgattataatttgtatattgtagtagttatatacaaattattgaatataatgtcatgtttacctaatatattcatgtacacatatcaatatacaaaaaaaggtaagttcatatatataaacaGAAATTAATCTGAGCAtgacttatttttttgattttttttgtatatatatataagtatatatatacagaaATTAATCTGTACatgacttattttaaaattgattttttttgtatatatatactctgtttatttcatacactttttttattttttaggaaGTCAGATATATTTGCAAGAACCGTGAAAAAGGACAATTCACATGCAATGTTATACGCAAATCAACACATTGAATGAGCTTCAGAATAAACTGCCTCCAAATCAATATAATCGTATATGTGCATCATCGTGTTTTGCACAGTTAACAACAATGAGACGATGTCACGTGCAAGCACAATTGTTTAGATGCATTATGTTGAGGAAGTTGGAAGGTAAATCTGTGAATGcaatacttttatatataaatggCACAATGTTTCGATTCACAATACGGGAATTTGCCATTATTTCTGATTTGAATTGTTGTGATAATGGTGCTGACTTCTACTTTGATACTGATCAACCCAATAGAATCATCGATGAGTATTTTCCAGCGAATTCTCCTGTCACTAAAGTTCGTTTGGCTGAAGCTTTTAAAGCAAAGGTATGGGGTGACAATCAGGGAGATGCATACAAGTTTGGGATTCTATATTATATACATGTGTTTATCATGTCCGCAGAACCTACTACAACAACAATAGATAGATTGGACTTTGATCTGGTTGACACAGGTAGATTTATGGATTATCCGTGGGGTCGGAAGGCTTTTAATGAACTTGCTAAATCCATAAACAACAAGATAAAGCCATGTGGACAGTACTACAGAATTCAGGGCTTTCCACTTCCAATGCAAGTTTGGTTCTATGAATGTTGCTCGTATGTTGATGACAAGATTGTTGTCAAGGTTTCTAGTCACATTCCTCGGATTATCAATTGGGTGACTAAGAACGACCATCCTCGGTTtgattatttcatgaaaataatttttaatgatgCAGATAATCCGGTATGCATTTACTTAATACAATTTgtaaattattgaagttagtatacATTTACTTACTACAATTTgtatattacatttttattatattgacttataatttttcatgattATGCAGATTAAGTTCAGAAATATTGAGCCAACAGCGATGGAAATTATAATCCTCCAACTTCCACCATCGACAGAACAATCAATTTCTCAGGGCCTGCAGACTGATCAAAATAAAGTTACAGATCTGGACGATGATTTCCAAAACCGCCCAGTATAACAAgcagaaaaggaaaagaaaaagttattgaATGTTCTTCACCgattaggaaaaagaaaaagcaatCTGTTACAATCATCTCCATCAACAAATCTTCAACAAAGGCAATTAAGACATACACATGAAGATCAATGGCGCGCAAAGCCACACGATCACAGTCCATCAATATCAACAGTGTTGAGAAGCACAGTGATGCAGGTACGTCACACAACAATGAACATGGAGAGCAGAAAAGTGTACAAGACAGAACACAAATGGGGCAAATTAAGAAGTCAACAAGCATTACAATTTCGCGTGATGAATTTGAAGCATTCAAAAAATCGATAATCaaatatacaattcaaatatatgttatttgaaaagattatatacaattattaataaaatatgcacTTTTTTCACATAGGTCAAGGACGAGTTCGCGGATTTGAGAAAAATGCTTGAAGACAAATTCAAAACAGTGTTGGAAGCCATGAATTCCAAGGTATcacatgtataaattttttgttttaattttttatatacaatataatatatactaaTGAATACagttgtataattattttttcaggtTAATGTCGTCGATGATGATCAAGAATCACCCGTCGAAGATGTTCATCACCAGCCCACATACACTCCACATGAACCCCAAAGTTAATCTGCAAATTTGACAGAACAAGAGGTATTATTTTGCAATATTTATGCATTAATTCAGTTTATACACATATTGAAATGAAGTAAATTGTATATAAGTAAATTCAGTTTATACACATTAATTCAGTTTATACAcatattgaaattaaataattaagaactaTATACTAGTATAGCtcaaattattataaatcagcatattacttatttttatacAGAATATACTACAACATAGTTTCTTATAATGTTTACATTATTTTCAGGCTACATTTGAAGATGTCATGCAAGAAACGCATATCACTCGTGTTCATCAGTCAAATATCAAGTCTTCACAGTTAGGTGCACAAAAAAAATCGATAGGTCATCCAAGTGCATTAAAAGATCATGAGGTATCCATAAATgattatatacattttaaaatttattataatggtTTATAATCAGTTTGTTAGATATTTAcgttattattttctatttaagcTAGGAGATAACTTGCAAGAACTAAACCAGAATTCCTCACTGTTGGATCAAGTTATTTTGGGTGATAATTTGAATGATGTAAGTGGCACTGCCTCACAAGATCAATTAGTGTTGTATGCTAATGTGGATGCCCAGCAAAATGCCCAAAGGGAAACTGAAAGTAGCTCAAACAGTCGGGtaatatataacatatacaatGCTGCATCTCACGAGCGTTTTGCAGAAGCAGAGGAGTCTATTATAGTTGCAGCGCCTATACAAATGGTATACATGCCTGATTCAAATCAGGAAACAGTTGTAACTGAATCAGAGGATGAATTGCCAGACCATCTTCTTCCAAGCGTGAACACACTGCAAAACATTGTATTACAAAAACAAGTTGAAGCTGAAGTAACACCAATGCCAGCTGTTAGGCATAGACGCCCAGGTCCATTCAACATATCTCCGTACATGACTTCGCTTGGGTCAGATGCTAGTAAGCaacaattatttatgtttacatTTTCATAAATAAGCATATTGTTTGCATgatgtaaatatttatatacatatcttTTCAGGTAGTTCGTCCCGACAACCAGTTGTGTTTTACATGAAGCATCCTTTTGTTTCATTGTCTGATAAGGAAGAGTCTGatttgttttcaaatttttggatATGGCTGAAAGAAGACTTACTCGTCAAGCATTACAAAaagtaacatatttttttttgtatacacttgcatttttaattgtttgttttgtatagttattttgtattatttataatagGAACTATGCGGAGGATCGCTACAAGAAAGGAAAGGCAACATTACCACAATTGTTTAATTTTGGTGTAGCAAAAATTGACAACAAGAATTGGTTCTACAGTTTGAGCGCCAGTTGATTGATAACTCGGTATGTTCcgtttttatattattaaaaatgtttaaattaaatgaaattgtataatgtataaattataatattattactcaTTATATCACAGCACATAGATGTCTTATTCTACTATATAAGGAAAAAGATCAAATACTCCAACAGTAGCCCATACAAATTCACAAATCTATGTTGCAATTTCAACTCTGTTTTTCTAAATGCTTGGAATTATGGAATAAAAGGTGACCTTTCTAAGGAAGTGttagacgagatgattattgattatattaatgGATACAAGATGCTAGCGTATGCACCATGGCACACAGTCGATGATGTATTCATCCCGGTTAACTTAGAAGGCAAGTTACATTGGATTCTGATTGTCATATCTTTCAATGATCGATGCATCAAGGTGTATGACTCAATCAACAATTCTCTTCACCACTCATTTGTTGTCAATCACATCAAGAAGTATGCACAGCTTATACCACTGTATCTTGTAAAGTCTGATTTCTATTTGAAGAAAGGTTTGAATATTGCAAGTCACCATCGATATCAAGGTCATACCGTATATGATTCCTTCGAAATTGTATATGTGGAAGACCTTCCCCAACAACCAGTTGCTAGTTTGTAAgttcaaaaattcaataaatttgtattatattaaacATAGTTACACTTTAAGTAGTATAATAacatttgaacttttttttcgTACATACGCGGAGTTTTTGAGTGAGAGAAAAGACATTCCAGCAGATTTAGACCCAGAAGAAATTTGCCTTAGATACGGTGCATTGTTGTGAAATTACGGCAATCAAAAGATACAAGCCGGAGCTGTCAGTGATAGTGAAGCGCCTTTAAAACCCGTCAGGAATCGCACAAAAAACAACAGTTCTGAAAGGATTACAATCCATTAGTTTTATACCTTAGTTGTAGCATTGTTTTGGTTTTTAGTTGACAGTTTAAATATTAGTTGTAGATTAACAATTTTACCATaacttttgttttaattaactcGTAATATCATTGTCCTTGTTTTGAACTATCATTTTAgtgttataaaaatatatgacactatctttttgtgttattttgtataacgtattatataaataaatatatatatatatatatatatatacacaatttaattgtataaaaactacttttaaaataaagtatcttacatatatatatatatatacacacagtTTTCTATACAAATTAATGCAATTACTATATTTTAGGCTaataatgttttatattttttttataagatctTGTTGTTTATTATTGAACATTTTATCATGTTGAGTACATATATACAAATTGCATTTACGAATTTTTATAACAAAGATATATGTTGTTCAatttattaattgtatatattttatagtcACACTCATTTCATTGTATAAAATATATGCTCTATATTAGTGTTATTTTGTATAACgtattatacaaataaatacatacatatacattttaattgaattactatatatatatatatatatacaatctaattgaatatatatacatatgtaatctaaatatgcatatacaatcttatttataaaatatatatatatacaaattgcATTTACAAATTTGTATAACAAAAGATATATGTTGTTcagatttttatttgtatatagtatatactaGCACGTATTCAatgtattttattaattgtGTATGCACATACAATTAGATtgcaataaatatacatatgcaatcttattaaataaatatatacatgtacaaaTTGCATTTACGAATTTGTATAACAAAAGATATATGTTGTTCaggtttttatttgtatatagtatatactagcacttattcaatgtttttattaattgtatatgcatattcaaTATATGTTGTTCAggttttatttgtatataggataaaagagtttaattttaaaagctCTACTTGTTTAGTGTTAAACATTTTATCATGGtgcgtatatatatacaaatttaatttacgCATTTgtataacaaatatatatgttgttcAAATTAAtcattgtatatagtatatgcTAAAACTTATTGAGTATAATATTTACTTTTGTATGTCATACAACACACACATTAATGTACAACACATAACAAAATTATGACGTAGTTTAAGTAATATAAGTATACATAAACAAAGATTTCAATTAATTCATAATGCATATAGtttcaattcaaatttaattaggaaaaaacaATCAGCCTTAAACATCTTTTGGCTTATTTCTACACGAACGCCTATTGTGACCTGTCATTCCACATGTGCTACATGTATTTTTTCCCCTTAATCCTCGATAACTCTCTTGCTGTTTTTTTCTGAGGCTTACCCTTTGGCTGCCAAGAGGTCGTTTAAATTTTGGAGGTAATACGTCATCAGCAATAACGCTATCCGGAATCAACCATGCTTTTACATCCGGCAAAGGATGTATAGGCATATTATATGTCTTCAACATTGTCTTTGGTTTGTATAAATCTGAGCAATATTCATCTGGTGGTAGACTCTTCAATTTTAATACCGCCCAAGCATGTTCACAAGGTATTTCCTCGTACCGAAATCTTCCACATGTGcaagttttttcttttagacAGACTACAAAATATCTCCCATCATCATTAACATTGTGCACATATTCCGTTGACGGTACAACCTGCTCatttataaatacaattaaatgaaatgatgttcatactaatatataatatacaattaaatttggTCAACACTCCTAAATATATACTTATTCTTAAATATTACCGTCATTCTTGTGCTCAATGCTTCATTGTCTGCTAGTATGTCATGGTATTTTCCAATCAATGATGTGAATATGCAGGTTGCCTCCTTCTTGTAGTCATGATTCCACCTTCCAAATAATAGCCTTACCTCTTCGAGAAATTCAAAAATAGGCAATTCTCTCGCTGAAACAAGTGCTGCATTTATACTCTCAGCAATATTTGATGTCATGTGCCATCCTCTATGTACTTGTGCATAACAAAGAGCCCATTTTTCATATCCAGCTAAATCCAAATACTCTTTCACTGttatatcttctttttctacCGTATCCATTAACATATCAAATTCATTCTTTGTGCAAGCTTTTGCCATCGTATAGAATACACCAGATAACTTCTCATGAGATTTTCTAAACTTTTTCTGAACGTTATTCCATAAATGTCACATACAAGCATAGTTTGGGACATTACTATATACATTTGTAACAGCCTTTATAATGCTCTCATTTCTATCAGACACAACACACATGTTACTCCTCTCACCGTATGCTTCTTTAAGTTGCTCAAAAAATCAAGTCCACGCAGCATCATTTTCTGAATCAATAATACCATACGCAAGTGAAAATATATGTCCtacaataatatcaaaatcatatattaaatGTACAAATACAACAGATTCacgtatatacatatacattatatatatatatatatatatatatatatatacctgcGCCATCTGTCGTGCTTGCTGCAACAAATGTCCCATTATATGGACCTCTCAGATGACTACCATCCACCACGACTATTGGTCTACAATGATTGAATCCTTAGATAAATGTATTTAATGCAACAAATAGATACAAGAACTCATTATTCGTACTctttttcatatgtatatgaGACCACGGGTAAGTGATATccatcatatatacaaataagcAGGTAACTTTGCATATGATGCAACTGGTGTACCCCTCAAAGCTTTCAATGCTTTCTTCCTGGCCCTCCAAGCCAACATATAGTTAACATCAACTCCTAGATCAATCTTAACATCTTTTCTTATATCAGCTGGTGTATATTTACGTTTATGATCTACAAATTTAGGTTTCACAATCCCTCCAATTAAATTGCTATTACATGTCTTTGCGAATAAACTCTATCTTTTAAAGGACATGTATGCTTTCGGTTGAATGCTCGAATTCTGAACATTCCAGATTTGTTGATATTAGAGGCCTTCATTAACCATTCACATCCTTTAGAATAACATTTCACAGTGTAACtgcattatatttttaatatagtatacAAATTTAGTTTACAATAGGCAATACAAACATTTATACAGTTTAAAAGTCAATATTTTGAGAGTCACACTACCTTATTGAATTTGACCGCGTAGTTTTATACTGAAATCTCTCTTTAATCGCATATCTTTCCATGACTGCTTTCAAAATTGATTTGTCCTTGTATACTTGATCAACCTCAACATGCTTATTAGATTCGTCTGAAATCACCCAAGTTGTATCAATCGATACAAATGCAACATTTGTATCCTCCGGTTcaacaacaatcatatcatGACAATCATTTTCTGCAACGGTTGCCAACACCCCCAACTCTTTACACTGAGAAATCCGTCTATCACATGAATCCAAAATAGTTATACAAATAGgaaatttgttaaaatcaaTGTTGGCCTTTTTTAGCATTACGTACACTCTGACACCCATGTCATTGTGTATAACCATTCGTTTATTGCTTTCTTCAACCTTGTACTCAATCTTCAAAGTCTTGTTATTCATATCAACACCAATCTCTTTGGCAATAGTagtataaaaatcaagaaacgtTGACTGTTCCTTAAAAGCTACTCCCTCTATAGTATAATCAACGTAACTATTTGTATCGTCCCATTTTCCAAAATGCATAACCAAGATAGCTAATGAGCTCATTATCTATACATTTatgaaaagaatatatatatatatatatatatatatatatatatatatatatatatatatatttcaaataattcaaagagatcatatatacaattaatacaacaatatttatacaatcaaattatagaaattttatactgttattctttttaatatacaaaCACTACATCTACAATAGTATATacttctttcaaaaataaatcatatgacATAGAAATTTTGtactattattctttttaatatacaaaCACTACATCTACAATAGTATAtaaatctatcaaaaataaaacacatgttttttgaatatatacaattatgaaCACTGATTACATATTTTCGCttacaaaatatacaaattatgcgaataacatatacaattacatgaacagtatataattgtatattacaaaaattcagcttaacaaaatcatattttgaatttttttttttaaaaaaacacatcaCACTAACGAATGAACACAAATTCAGcttaacaaaatcatattttgatttttttttaaaaaaacacatcaCAATAACGAACGAAAACAAATCACAATTTCTAAATCCAATTTAACATTGTATAGTTATTGCAATAATAAACAAGAAATTTCATCGAATAAAAAATTACCTGTATTCGATTGCAAAAATTGCTGAACTTCAGTTTCACAAagagcaaaaataaaattatatttttgtttcaattgttgtatgattttttttttttgaatttgaacgttTAGCTTAAAAAAAGGGATGTTTCCCTAAAATTGTGGCATTATCTTAATTTGTTGTTACAATATTTAACGCTTCAGTTACAAAccactttttaaaatagaattgtataaatgataattaaaaaaaacctttatatacaaaattaaagatatctaaaataactaaactatacccatatagtgtaattaggtaaactatatccatataatgttatttaataaaataagtttgccatatatgaaattttcccaaCTTTAATACCCAAAACTCCCAGCAATCTTTCTTTTAGAATGAAATTGACCCACTCCAATTTCAGCACCCAGCCCACCTTTCTCTCTTTAACCCGGCCCAAATCTGTATCAACAATAAAGAAACCCAGATGCTCCAACGTTCTCTCACAGTAATACGATAATATGTTGCTAAAATAATGAGACTATAATAAGTTATATagtgtatttattaattaaatcatagagagaagaaaaatagagagaaaccGAATCCCTAGCTATCCATATGTATG
Proteins encoded in this region:
- the LOC138349366 gene encoding uncharacterized protein is translated as MNESSSSLRITRGSPLHVNVVDILPSFSMGLTQDFGVNVGSLGKSKQVIQEQTMEELRSKKKNDPMAVQKVTKNVKARGFKIVQETRKRKAVNIESEENASEVVGSEELHNHELTTMRRCHVQAQLFRCIMLRKLEGKSVNAILLYINGTMFRFTIREFAIISDLNCCDNGADFYFDTDQPNRIIDEYFPANSPVTKVRLAEAFKAKVWGDNQGDAYKFGILYYIHVFIMSAEPTTTTIDRLDFDLVDTGRFMDYPWGRKAFNELAKSINNKIKPCGQYYRIQGFPLPMQVWFYECCSYVDDKIVVKVSSHIPRIINWVTKNDHPRFDYFMKIIFNDADNPIKFRNIEPTAMEIIILQLPPSTEQSISQGLQTDQNKVTDLDDDFQNRPVKDEFADLRKMLEDKFKTVLEAMNSKATFEDVMQETHITRVHQSNIKSSQLGAQKKSIGHPSALKDHELGDNLQELNQNSSLLDQVILGDNLNDVSGTASQDQLVLYANVDAQQNAQRETESSSNSRVIYNIYNAASHERFAEAEESIIVAAPIQMVYMPDSNQETVVTESEDELPDHLLPSVNTLQNIVLQKQVEAEVTPMPAVRHRRPGPFNISPYMTSLGSDASSSSRQPVVFYMKHPFVSLSDKEESDLFSNFWIWLKEDLLVKHYKKNYAEDRYKKGKATLPQLFNFGVAKIDNKNWFYSDLSKEVLDEMIIDYINGYKMLAYAPWHTVDDVFIPVNLEGKLHWILIVISFNDRCIKVYDSINNSLHHSFVVNHIKKYAQLIPLYLVKSDFYLKKGLNIASHHRYQGHTVYDSFEIVYVEDLPQQPVASL
- the LOC138349367 gene encoding uncharacterized protein, coding for MAKACTKNEFDMLMDTVEKEDITVKEYLDLAGYEKWALCYAQVHRGWHMTSNIAESINAALVSARELPIFEFLEEVRLLFGRWNHDYKKEATCIFTSLIGKYHDILADNEALSTRMTVVPSTEYVHNVNDDGRYFVVCLKEKTCTCGRFRYEEIPCEHAWAVLKLKSLPPDEYCSDLYKPKTMLKTYNMPIHPLPDVKAWLIPDSVIADDVLPPKFKRPLGSQRVSLRKKQQESYRGLRGKNTCSTCGMTGHNRRSCRNKPKDV